Proteins encoded by one window of Bacillus sp. DTU_2020_1000418_1_SI_GHA_SEK_038:
- a CDS encoding M15 family metallopeptidase: MKKIVALTAILSIMLTGCNQLQPYLEKIPFLQKEESAKEQLDENKQPQEVSAKEEDSGTAKNNDSPENDIPSLEANYFNEIMTVDGKRIIQNPTNHMVLVNKQFALPDGYAPEDLIRPAVLFSFGEQDIEKAYLRDEAAKALEAMFTEAKKQEIHLFAVSGYRSFDRQRAVFDAEVSKYGEDKAIQAVAFPGSSEHQTGLAMDISSQSANFELSEEFGETPEGKWAAENAHRFGFILRYPKGKEEITGYKFEPWHFRYVGKEAAAVIFEKQLTLEEYFEIVKKI, from the coding sequence ATGAAAAAGATTGTTGCATTAACCGCTATATTGTCTATTATGCTTACAGGCTGTAATCAGCTTCAGCCATATTTAGAGAAGATTCCTTTTTTACAAAAGGAAGAGTCTGCTAAAGAGCAATTGGATGAAAACAAACAGCCACAAGAAGTTTCAGCTAAGGAAGAGGACAGCGGAACTGCCAAGAATAACGACAGCCCGGAAAATGATATTCCTTCCCTTGAAGCGAATTATTTTAATGAAATTATGACAGTAGATGGAAAGCGAATTATTCAAAATCCAACGAATCATATGGTTTTAGTAAATAAACAATTTGCTCTTCCAGACGGGTATGCCCCTGAAGATTTGATAAGACCAGCAGTTTTGTTTTCGTTTGGCGAACAGGATATAGAAAAAGCCTATTTACGGGACGAAGCGGCTAAAGCCCTTGAAGCGATGTTTACGGAAGCAAAGAAGCAAGAGATTCATTTATTTGCCGTATCCGGATATCGTTCATTTGATAGACAGAGAGCCGTATTTGATGCAGAAGTAAGCAAATATGGCGAGGATAAGGCAATACAGGCTGTAGCCTTTCCGGGCAGCAGCGAGCATCAAACTGGATTAGCCATGGATATTTCCAGTCAAAGTGCTAATTTTGAGTTATCAGAGGAATTTGGTGAAACGCCAGAAGGAAAATGGGCCGCAGAAAATGCCCATCGATTTGGTTTTATTCTTCGTTACCCTAAAGGAAAAGAAGAAATCACTGGGTATAAATTTGAACCTTGGCATTTCCGGTATGTTGGTAAAGAAGCAGCAGCTGTTATATTTGAAAAACAGCTTACTTTAGAAGAATATTTTGAAATTGTGAAGAAAATATAG